One window of Acidimicrobiia bacterium genomic DNA carries:
- a CDS encoding metal ABC transporter ATP-binding protein — MVDPPVSSPAVELRGAAARVGGRTVWHDVDLTVQRGELVAVLGPNGVGKSTLLRALLGLVPLAAGDAVVLGARPGSAGPRIGYLPQRRSFDPGLRIRGVDVVRLGIDGHRWGVPLPGGRGRRAVDRRVAELVERVGASAYAGRPIGECSGGEQQRLLIAQALARDPALLLLDEPLDSLDLPNQAAVMALVERIRCDGDVTVLVVAHDVNPVLSYLDRVVYLAGGGAAIGTPEEVITTETLSRLYGVPIEVLRASDGRLVVVGQPEAPTYHPSLHRSEHRDAG, encoded by the coding sequence GTGGTGGACCCACCGGTGTCGAGCCCGGCGGTCGAGCTCCGAGGCGCCGCCGCTCGCGTCGGGGGCCGGACCGTGTGGCACGACGTGGACCTCACGGTGCAGCGCGGCGAGCTCGTCGCCGTGCTCGGACCGAACGGCGTCGGCAAGTCGACCCTGCTCCGGGCGCTCCTCGGCCTCGTGCCGCTCGCGGCCGGCGACGCCGTCGTCCTCGGCGCCCGGCCGGGATCGGCCGGACCCCGCATCGGCTACCTGCCGCAGCGTCGGAGCTTCGACCCCGGGCTTCGGATCCGCGGCGTCGACGTCGTGAGGCTCGGGATCGACGGGCACCGCTGGGGTGTCCCGCTCCCGGGTGGGCGAGGCCGGCGCGCCGTGGACCGCCGCGTGGCCGAGCTCGTCGAGCGGGTGGGGGCGTCGGCCTACGCCGGGCGACCGATCGGCGAGTGCTCGGGCGGCGAGCAGCAGCGGCTGCTCATCGCGCAGGCCCTCGCCCGCGACCCGGCGCTGCTGCTCCTCGACGAACCCCTCGACAGCCTGGACCTCCCGAACCAGGCCGCTGTGATGGCGCTCGTCGAGCGCATCCGGTGCGACGGAGACGTCACCGTCCTCGTCGTCGCCCACGACGTGAACCCCGTCCTCTCCTACCTCGACCGGGTCGTGTACCTCGCCGGCGGCGGGGCCGCGATCGGGACGCCCGAGGAGGTGATCACCACCGAGACCCTGAGCCGGCTCTACGGGGTCCCGATCGAGGTCCTGCGCGCGTCGGACGGCCGCCTCGTGGTCGTCGGGCAACCGGAGGCGCCCACCTACCACCCGTCGCTGCACCGGAGCGAGCATCGTGACGCTGGCTGA
- a CDS encoding metal ABC transporter permease, whose protein sequence is MREALLAGTAIAGAAGVVGYFVVLRVQVFSGDALSHVAFAGALAALAAGLDLRLGLFAATIGAGAVLGWLGHREASDVVVGTVFTWVLGLGVLFESIYATASSGSNGTAGVRVLFGSIFGLSAADARTAALIGVGVVAVTLVLARPLLFASVDPAVAAARGIPVRALGVGFLALVGACAAEATTAVGALLLVGLLAAPGATARRLTARPFLGLGLSAGLAVAAVWAGLTASYLVDVLPPSFSILAVATTAYAVSLVVSRTGAGAGATPAAQPSAGV, encoded by the coding sequence ATGCGTGAGGCGCTCCTCGCGGGGACCGCGATCGCGGGGGCTGCTGGTGTCGTCGGCTACTTCGTGGTGCTGCGGGTGCAGGTCTTCAGCGGCGACGCCCTCAGCCACGTCGCCTTCGCCGGCGCCCTCGCCGCCCTCGCGGCCGGGCTCGACCTGCGCCTGGGTCTCTTCGCCGCCACCATCGGCGCCGGCGCCGTCCTCGGGTGGCTCGGGCACCGAGAGGCCTCCGACGTCGTCGTCGGCACCGTCTTCACCTGGGTGCTCGGCCTCGGGGTGCTCTTCGAGAGCATCTACGCCACCGCGAGCAGCGGGTCGAACGGGACCGCCGGGGTGCGCGTGCTCTTCGGCTCGATCTTCGGGCTCAGCGCCGCGGACGCCCGGACCGCGGCGTTGATCGGCGTCGGGGTCGTCGCGGTGACGCTGGTCCTCGCCCGCCCGCTGCTGTTCGCCAGCGTGGACCCGGCGGTGGCGGCGGCCCGCGGCATCCCGGTCCGTGCGCTCGGCGTCGGCTTCCTGGCCCTCGTCGGCGCCTGCGCGGCCGAGGCCACGACCGCGGTCGGCGCGCTGCTGCTCGTGGGCCTCCTCGCCGCTCCCGGCGCGACGGCGCGCCGGCTCACGGCGCGCCCGTTTCTCGGGCTCGGGCTGTCCGCGGGGCTGGCCGTCGCCGCGGTGTGGGCGGGCCTGACCGCGAGCTACCTCGTCGACGTGCTGCCGCCGAGCTTCTCGATCCTCGCGGTCGCGACCACGGCCTACGCGGTGAGCCTCGTCGTCAGCCGGACCGGGGCCGGCGCCGGGGCGACGCCCGCCGCTCAGCCCAGCGCCGGGGTCTAG
- a CDS encoding WhiB family transcriptional regulator: MQAALIDDLQLIPEADGDDFALGWAAKAECRGSTHLFFAPDRERPGRRSRRERAARALCATCPVLEPCRAWARENREFGFWGGETEEERASAGYRPALASGFTARLQAS; encoded by the coding sequence ATGCAAGCGGCGCTGATCGACGACCTGCAGCTGATACCCGAGGCGGACGGCGACGACTTCGCCCTCGGCTGGGCGGCCAAAGCGGAGTGCCGCGGCAGCACCCACTTGTTCTTCGCGCCCGACCGTGAGCGGCCCGGGCGACGCAGCCGACGCGAGCGAGCGGCCCGTGCGCTCTGCGCCACGTGCCCCGTGCTCGAGCCCTGTCGGGCCTGGGCGCGCGAGAACCGCGAGTTCGGGTTCTGGGGCGGCGAGACCGAGGAGGAACGCGCCTCGGCCGGATACCGGCCGGCGCTGGCGAGCGGCTTCACCGCTCGGCTCCAGGCTTCCTGA
- a CDS encoding DUF1906 domain-containing protein produces the protein MRDRHRRTRLAVVAAGLLAAGILAACRPLPSPPPPPPGVFTGLGFDTCAAPSTGEMGAWLNSPYRAIGVYIGGGNRGCSQPNLTAGWVSQVGAWGWRLAPLYVGLQAPCSGIGATINPAAPWPQGVVAADDAVLHARLLGLGGGTPIYFDMEAYDNSNGPCVSAVINFINGWDWELHQDGYVAGFYSSAASGIADQLRFVGYPNYTVPDAIWFAHWNGVASVWGDPYLPDTSWYFHQRIHQYSGGHDEGYAGVVLNIDGDAFDAPTAG, from the coding sequence ATGCGTGACCGACACCGACGGACGCGCCTCGCCGTGGTCGCGGCCGGCCTGCTCGCAGCGGGGATCCTGGCTGCCTGCCGGCCGCTCCCGTCGCCGCCGCCGCCCCCGCCGGGCGTCTTCACCGGCCTCGGCTTCGACACCTGCGCGGCGCCGTCGACCGGCGAGATGGGAGCGTGGCTGAACTCCCCGTATCGGGCCATCGGCGTCTACATCGGCGGCGGCAACCGCGGCTGCAGCCAGCCGAACCTGACCGCGGGGTGGGTGTCGCAGGTCGGCGCCTGGGGCTGGCGGCTCGCTCCCCTCTACGTGGGCCTGCAGGCGCCGTGCTCCGGCATCGGGGCCACGATCAACCCGGCCGCGCCGTGGCCGCAGGGCGTCGTGGCCGCCGACGACGCCGTGCTGCACGCCCGGCTCCTCGGCCTCGGCGGCGGCACACCGATCTACTTCGACATGGAGGCCTACGACAACTCGAACGGACCGTGCGTGTCGGCGGTCATCAACTTCATCAACGGCTGGGACTGGGAGCTCCACCAGGACGGCTACGTCGCCGGCTTCTACTCGAGCGCGGCGTCGGGGATCGCCGACCAGCTGCGCTTCGTCGGCTACCCGAACTACACCGTGCCGGACGCCATCTGGTTCGCGCACTGGAACGGCGTGGCCTCGGTGTGGGGCGACCCCTACCTCCCGGACACCAGCTGGTACTTCCATCAGCGCATCCACCAGTACTCGGGGGGCCACGACGAGGGCTACGCCGGGGTGGTCCTGAACATCGACGGCGACGCGTTCGACGCGCCCACGGCCGGCTAG
- a CDS encoding SigB/SigF/SigG family RNA polymerase sigma factor, whose protein sequence is MPGRDAAVTGDARPEEPDRQPSEDDRFAAYARTGDVKLRNELVESHVRLAEFCARRFAYRGEPFDDLRQVALVGLLKAVERFEPDRGVRFTSFATPTIVGELKRHFRDRGWTVHVPRRLQELHLEVGRLVGTLSQQLGRTPTAAEIAERAGVTEEEILESMEAATMYRPSSLDVTRVDDDGLEVAVAARVGTDDPELGAVERRVELAELLERLPDREQRIVYLRFFEGLTQAEIADRVGLSQMHVSRLLARSLDVLADPAAPAPGGDPDPES, encoded by the coding sequence GTGCCGGGCCGGGACGCGGCGGTGACGGGCGACGCTCGCCCCGAGGAGCCGGACCGCCAGCCCTCCGAGGACGATCGGTTCGCGGCGTACGCCCGAACCGGCGACGTCAAGCTCCGCAACGAGCTCGTCGAGTCCCACGTCCGCCTGGCCGAGTTCTGCGCCCGACGCTTCGCGTACCGCGGCGAGCCGTTCGACGACCTCCGGCAGGTGGCCCTCGTCGGCCTGCTGAAGGCGGTCGAGCGCTTCGAGCCGGACCGCGGGGTGCGGTTCACGTCGTTCGCAACTCCGACGATCGTCGGCGAGCTCAAACGGCACTTCCGCGACCGCGGCTGGACCGTCCACGTGCCCCGGCGGCTCCAGGAGCTGCACCTCGAGGTCGGGCGTCTGGTCGGCACCCTGAGCCAGCAGCTCGGACGCACGCCGACCGCGGCCGAGATCGCCGAGCGGGCGGGGGTGACCGAAGAGGAGATCCTCGAGAGCATGGAGGCGGCCACGATGTACCGGCCGTCGTCACTCGACGTGACCCGTGTCGACGATGACGGGCTCGAGGTCGCCGTGGCCGCCCGCGTGGGCACCGACGACCCCGAGCTGGGGGCGGTCGAGCGCCGCGTGGAGCTGGCCGAGCTCCTCGAGCGGCTCCCCGACCGCGAGCAGCGCATCGTCTACCTGCGCTTCTTCGAGGGCCTGACCCAGGCCGAGATCGCCGACCGGGTCGGCCTGAGCCAGATGCACGTGTCCCGCCTGCTCGCCCGCAGCCTCGACGTGCTGGCCGACCCGGCCGCGCCGGCGCCGGGCGGCGATCCGGACCCCGAGTCCTGA
- a CDS encoding STAS domain-containing protein has product MTGSPSDRDGAASPATFVAGPGEQPGSWVLRVSGEVDVATSPELRRELHQLVDRGGPIVVDLRDVTFVDSSGLGVLVGTLRRLRERDRDGQLVLQGLQDPVRKVFDVTGLTELFTIR; this is encoded by the coding sequence GTGACCGGGAGCCCGTCCGACCGCGACGGCGCCGCGAGCCCCGCCACCTTCGTGGCCGGCCCGGGCGAGCAACCCGGCAGCTGGGTCCTCCGGGTCAGCGGCGAGGTCGACGTGGCGACCTCTCCGGAGCTGCGCCGCGAGCTCCATCAGCTCGTCGACCGGGGCGGCCCGATCGTGGTCGACCTGCGCGACGTGACCTTCGTCGATTCGTCCGGGCTCGGGGTGCTCGTTGGCACCCTCCGGCGGCTCCGAGAGCGGGACCGGGACGGGCAGCTCGTGCTCCAGGGCCTCCAGGACCCGGTCCGGAAGGTGTTCGACGTCACGGGGCTGACCGAGCTCTTCACCATCCGCTGA
- a CDS encoding zinc ABC transporter substrate-binding protein, translating to MARDRSARWRRGAAVVLVLGAVLARGPAAGAGTTGAAGGRLSVVATVNMWGSIAKQLAGTQASVTSIITNPNTDPHSYEATPADGRAIASARFVIENGVGYDPWAQRLLDANPGGSRTVLNVGQFLGVPADGNPHQWYSPDSVRRFTDRVTTELSRLDPRDRAYFARQHAAFESALAPYHALIAQIGAEFGGTSIGASESIMSPLAAALRLPLLTPTTFLRAISEGTDPTAADKTTVDQQIQSKAIKVFVFNSQNSTPDIARLVSAAKRAAIPVTTVTETLAPPTTTFQAWQVRQLQALRAALQRAVGRASTAPSS from the coding sequence ATGGCCCGCGATCGATCCGCCCGATGGCGCCGCGGGGCCGCGGTCGTCCTGGTCCTCGGGGCGGTCCTGGCCCGCGGCCCGGCCGCCGGCGCCGGCACCACGGGCGCGGCGGGCGGCCGGCTCAGCGTGGTGGCCACCGTCAACATGTGGGGCAGCATCGCCAAGCAGCTCGCGGGAACCCAGGCCAGCGTCACGAGCATCATCACCAACCCGAACACCGACCCGCACAGCTACGAGGCCACGCCCGCGGACGGGCGCGCGATCGCGTCGGCCCGCTTCGTCATCGAGAACGGGGTCGGCTACGACCCGTGGGCCCAGCGGCTCCTGGACGCGAACCCCGGCGGCAGCCGGACCGTCCTCAACGTCGGCCAGTTCCTCGGCGTCCCGGCCGACGGGAACCCGCACCAGTGGTACTCGCCCGACAGTGTCCGGCGGTTCACCGACCGGGTGACGACCGAGCTGTCACGGCTCGACCCCCGTGACCGCGCGTACTTCGCGCGCCAGCACGCCGCGTTCGAATCGGCGCTGGCGCCCTATCACGCCCTCATCGCGCAGATCGGGGCCGAGTTCGGCGGCACGTCCATCGGGGCGTCCGAGAGCATCATGAGCCCACTGGCAGCCGCGCTCCGGCTGCCGCTGCTGACGCCGACGACGTTTCTCCGGGCGATCAGCGAGGGAACCGATCCCACCGCGGCCGACAAGACCACCGTCGACCAGCAGATCCAATCGAAGGCCATCAAGGTCTTCGTGTTCAACAGCCAGAACTCCACTCCGGACATCGCTCGGCTCGTGTCTGCGGCCAAGCGGGCGGCGATCCCGGTGACGACCGTGACCGAGACCCTGGCGCCGCCCACGACCACGTTCCAGGCCTGGCAGGTCCGCCAGCTGCAGGCCCTCCGCGCCGCCTTGCAGCGAGCCGTCGGCCGGGCCAGCACCGCGCCGTCCTCGTGA
- a CDS encoding metal ABC transporter permease — MTLADAGSTPAPSWNLVDDVHQLLSFHFMVNAFRAGTIVAVVAGVVGWFVVLRRQAFAAHTLSLVGFPGAAGALWLGASATVGYFGACAAGAVLVALARGDGGDGDATEAAVIGTFQSFALAAGFLFVTLYSGFLTGVEALLFGSFLGITDAQVLALAAVALAALAVVALTGRRLLFASVDPDVAAAAGIGARRLGVAFLIVLGLAVGAASQITGSLLVFALLIAPPATAHLLTARPVAGLTLSVALGLATVWLALAAAYYSNRPVGFWVTSIAFVGYLGARTGRWARERRAARA; from the coding sequence GTGACGCTGGCTGACGCCGGCTCGACGCCCGCGCCCTCCTGGAACCTCGTCGACGACGTCCACCAGCTGCTGTCGTTCCACTTCATGGTCAACGCGTTCCGAGCCGGGACGATCGTCGCCGTCGTGGCCGGGGTGGTCGGCTGGTTCGTGGTCCTGCGTCGGCAGGCGTTCGCGGCTCACACCCTGTCACTCGTCGGGTTTCCCGGCGCCGCCGGCGCGCTGTGGCTCGGCGCGTCGGCGACCGTCGGCTACTTCGGCGCGTGCGCCGCCGGCGCCGTGCTCGTCGCCCTGGCCCGGGGTGACGGCGGCGACGGCGACGCCACCGAGGCGGCCGTCATCGGGACGTTCCAGTCGTTCGCGCTCGCCGCCGGCTTCTTGTTCGTCACCCTGTACTCGGGGTTCCTGACCGGCGTGGAGGCGCTCCTGTTCGGCAGCTTCCTCGGCATCACCGACGCGCAGGTGTTGGCCCTGGCCGCGGTCGCGCTCGCCGCCCTCGCCGTCGTGGCGCTGACGGGCCGGCGGCTGCTGTTCGCGTCCGTCGACCCGGACGTCGCCGCCGCGGCCGGGATCGGGGCGCGGCGACTCGGCGTCGCGTTTCTGATCGTCCTCGGGCTCGCGGTCGGCGCCGCCAGCCAGATCACCGGCTCCCTCCTTGTCTTCGCGCTGCTCATCGCGCCGCCGGCGACGGCCCACCTCCTGACGGCCCGGCCGGTCGCGGGGCTCACCCTCTCGGTCGCGCTCGGGCTGGCGACGGTGTGGCTGGCCCTGGCCGCCGCCTACTACTCGAACCGACCCGTCGGCTTCTGGGTCACCTCGATCGCCTTCGTCGGGTACCTGGGCGCCCGCACGGGCCGCTGGGCGCGCGAGCGCCGGGCGGCGCGGGCGTGA
- a CDS encoding UvrD-helicase domain-containing protein, whose translation MSVVHDQPARDRVRDAHDTSLFVEAGAGTGKTTALVDRVVALVAAGHVELRHLAAITFTEAAAAELRDRVRAALEQVTAAADPARDPIERQRCAAALEQLDEAALTTLHGFAHRILSEHPFELGLPPGFRVLEEIEASVAFEQRWAALVDELYSDPALQDALTTWLAGGLTVANLRPAAVALSTYHDRLPPPADPPATPAPRVADLRVSLDRLLALRRDACTDGEDLLARHIDALVAYRDALAAAADPLDVLDAIFAVPRLECRRGRRACWHDVDAARAACADAEVVRVDVVNELRRGALAVLTTRLAAFARRSADERRHEGRLWFHDLLVLARDLLRDHPGARSATAARYRCLLVDEFQDTDPLQIELAVLLATSDPDPARRRWSDVEVRPGALTLVGDPKQAIYRFRDADLRVYHEARERLGLEPVALVENFRSAPPILDAVNHVFETLLDEIAGVQAAHVPLHAHRDVPADRTRVAAIGAAAEAPVAEVRKHEAAEIAATVRQIVDEGWPVDDHGRVRAAVERDIALLIPSRTVLPALEAGLEEAEIPVRVESQSLVYSTAEVRDLLSVLAAVDDPTDEIAIVAALRSPGFGCTDAELVEHAAAGGGWDYRREPAVGDADPVAGALRSLRGFWEARWWRTVSGTVAAVVRERRLLELAARHRRPRDHWRRIRFVLDQARAWEDAGETSLRGFVEWARRQAEEGARVNESVAPEPDDPALRILTVHGAKGLEFPIVILAGLNTVPSNQPPPVLWGPSGPELHVGAASRGTLVETPGFAARRRDEQAHDEAERLRLLYVAMTRARDHLVVSLHHKANGPCHAARLAPRLAAAPHEDLVPRQGAPPRRPRVSPPPASADPARRQAWIEHRLAVIERASAPGSIAATTLAELEREDLEVAVDARPPWQRGRAGTALGRAVHAVLQTVDLATGAGLEATARAQALAEGVGDREAEVRTLAASVLAAPTVQAVVAGGWPRWREVPVAAEVEGVLLEGFVDLLARGPEGLVVVDYKTDRAPTDADLDAAVARYSVQGAAYALALEAALSEPVARCVFVFARAGGALERPIVDLPAAISAVRERLVSIPA comes from the coding sequence GTGAGCGTCGTGCACGACCAGCCCGCCCGCGACCGGGTGCGGGACGCGCACGACACCAGCCTCTTCGTCGAGGCCGGTGCCGGGACGGGCAAGACCACCGCGCTCGTCGACCGCGTCGTTGCGCTCGTCGCCGCCGGTCACGTGGAGCTGCGGCACCTCGCCGCGATCACGTTCACGGAGGCGGCCGCGGCGGAGCTGCGGGACCGCGTGCGCGCCGCGCTCGAGCAGGTCACGGCGGCCGCGGACCCGGCGCGCGACCCGATCGAGCGACAGCGTTGCGCGGCCGCCCTCGAGCAGCTCGACGAGGCGGCGCTGACGACGCTCCACGGGTTCGCGCACCGGATCCTCAGCGAGCATCCGTTCGAGCTCGGCCTGCCACCCGGCTTCCGAGTGCTGGAGGAGATCGAGGCCAGCGTCGCGTTCGAGCAGCGGTGGGCCGCCCTCGTCGACGAGCTCTACTCGGACCCCGCGCTGCAGGACGCGCTCACGACCTGGCTCGCGGGCGGGCTCACGGTGGCGAACCTTCGGCCCGCCGCCGTCGCCCTCTCGACCTACCACGACCGGCTGCCGCCGCCGGCGGACCCGCCGGCGACGCCGGCACCGCGGGTGGCGGACCTGCGCGTGTCACTCGACCGGCTCCTGGCCCTGCGGCGGGACGCCTGCACCGACGGCGAGGACCTCCTGGCCCGGCACATCGACGCCCTCGTCGCCTACCGGGACGCCCTCGCCGCCGCCGCCGATCCGCTCGACGTGCTTGACGCGATCTTCGCCGTGCCCCGGCTCGAGTGTCGCCGCGGCCGGCGGGCCTGCTGGCACGACGTCGACGCCGCACGAGCTGCCTGCGCCGACGCCGAGGTGGTGCGGGTCGACGTCGTGAACGAGCTCCGCCGGGGCGCCCTCGCGGTCTTGACGACCCGCCTCGCCGCGTTCGCTCGCCGGAGCGCCGACGAGCGCCGCCACGAGGGTCGCCTGTGGTTCCACGACCTCCTCGTGCTCGCCCGCGACCTGCTGCGCGACCACCCCGGAGCCCGGTCGGCCACCGCGGCCCGCTACCGGTGCCTGCTGGTCGACGAGTTCCAAGACACCGACCCGCTCCAGATCGAGCTCGCGGTGCTGCTGGCGACGTCGGACCCGGACCCGGCGCGCCGGCGATGGTCGGACGTCGAGGTCCGACCCGGCGCCCTGACCCTCGTCGGGGACCCGAAGCAGGCCATCTACCGGTTCCGCGACGCCGACCTGCGCGTGTACCACGAGGCCCGCGAGCGCCTCGGCCTCGAGCCGGTGGCCCTCGTCGAGAACTTCCGGTCGGCGCCGCCGATCCTCGACGCCGTCAACCACGTCTTCGAGACGCTGCTCGACGAGATCGCCGGCGTGCAGGCCGCGCACGTGCCGCTGCACGCGCACCGGGACGTCCCCGCCGACCGGACTCGGGTCGCCGCGATCGGAGCGGCGGCGGAGGCGCCGGTCGCCGAGGTGCGCAAGCACGAAGCCGCCGAGATCGCGGCCACCGTGCGCCAGATCGTGGACGAGGGCTGGCCCGTGGACGACCACGGACGCGTCCGCGCCGCGGTCGAGCGCGACATCGCGCTCCTCATCCCGTCGCGGACGGTGCTGCCCGCGCTCGAGGCGGGCCTCGAGGAGGCCGAGATCCCGGTGCGGGTCGAGTCGCAGAGCCTCGTGTACTCGACCGCGGAGGTCCGCGACCTGCTGTCGGTCCTCGCCGCCGTCGACGACCCCACCGACGAGATCGCGATCGTCGCCGCCTTGCGCTCCCCCGGCTTCGGGTGCACCGACGCCGAGCTCGTCGAGCACGCCGCCGCCGGCGGGGGGTGGGACTACCGCCGGGAGCCGGCGGTCGGCGACGCGGACCCGGTCGCCGGCGCGCTGCGCTCGCTGCGGGGCTTCTGGGAGGCGCGATGGTGGCGAACCGTGAGCGGGACGGTGGCCGCGGTCGTGCGCGAGCGGCGGCTGCTCGAGCTGGCGGCGCGACATCGACGGCCGCGGGACCACTGGCGGCGCATCCGGTTCGTCCTCGACCAGGCGAGAGCCTGGGAGGACGCGGGTGAGACCAGCCTGCGCGGGTTCGTCGAGTGGGCTCGTCGGCAGGCCGAGGAGGGGGCGCGCGTCAACGAGTCGGTCGCCCCTGAGCCCGACGACCCGGCGCTGCGGATCCTCACCGTGCACGGCGCCAAGGGCCTCGAGTTCCCGATCGTGATCCTCGCCGGGCTCAACACGGTGCCGTCGAACCAGCCGCCGCCGGTCCTCTGGGGCCCGTCCGGGCCCGAGCTGCACGTGGGCGCGGCGTCGCGGGGCACCCTGGTCGAGACGCCGGGCTTCGCGGCGCGGCGGCGCGACGAGCAGGCCCACGACGAGGCCGAGCGCCTCCGCCTCCTCTACGTCGCGATGACGCGGGCCCGGGACCACCTGGTCGTGAGCCTGCACCACAAGGCGAACGGCCCCTGCCACGCCGCGCGCCTCGCACCCCGGCTGGCCGCCGCCCCCCACGAGGACCTCGTGCCACGCCAGGGCGCCCCGCCGCGCCGCCCTCGCGTCTCGCCGCCGCCCGCCAGCGCCGACCCCGCCCGGCGCCAGGCGTGGATCGAGCACCGGCTCGCTGTCATCGAGCGCGCCAGCGCGCCGGGCTCGATCGCGGCGACGACGTTGGCCGAGCTCGAGCGCGAAGACCTCGAGGTGGCGGTGGACGCGCGTCCGCCGTGGCAGCGGGGTCGGGCCGGGACCGCGCTGGGCCGCGCCGTCCACGCCGTCCTCCAGACCGTCGACCTCGCGACCGGCGCCGGTCTCGAGGCGACGGCACGCGCGCAGGCCCTGGCCGAAGGCGTCGGCGACCGCGAGGCCGAGGTCCGGACGCTGGCGGCCAGCGTCCTCGCCGCACCGACCGTGCAGGCCGTCGTGGCCGGCGGCTGGCCCCGGTGGCGGGAGGTGCCGGTCGCGGCCGAGGTCGAGGGCGTCCTCCTCGAAGGCTTCGTCGACCTCCTGGCCCGCGGCCCGGAAGGCCTCGTCGTGGTCGACTACAAGACCGACCGGGCTCCGACCGACGCCGACCTGGACGCCGCGGTCGCCCGCTACTCGGTCCAGGGCGCGGCGTACGCGCTCGCGCTCGAGGCCGCGCTGTCAGAGCCGGTGGCTCGGTGCGTGTTCGTGTTCGCCCGGGCCGGCGGCGCGCTCGAGCGCCCGATCGTCGACCTGCCCGCCGCGATCAGTGCCGTGCGCGAGCGCCTGGTCTCGATCCCGGCGTGA
- a CDS encoding SigB/SigF/SigG family RNA polymerase sigma factor has product MNTRAPVADAAALSAARFCAYRRSRSRALRNALIEEHRGFAEYLARRFADRGEPLDDLRQVALVGLLKAVERFEPERGLNFTTFAGPTIIGELKRHFRDRTWSVRVPRRLQELSLRVERARSELGQQFGRAPTPSEIARHVGAAEEQVLEGMEAASLYRAGSLDAAPSDYDENAGAGWVGADDEELAHVEDRALVRTMIAALPVRERRIVFLRFFEGLTQAEIADRVGVSQMHVSRLLHRSLATLGARMRDREVLEGP; this is encoded by the coding sequence GTGAACACCCGGGCGCCGGTCGCCGACGCCGCCGCGCTCAGCGCGGCGAGGTTCTGCGCCTACCGGCGCAGCCGGTCGCGCGCGCTCCGCAACGCGCTCATCGAGGAGCATCGCGGCTTCGCCGAGTACCTCGCGCGGCGCTTCGCCGACCGCGGCGAGCCGTTGGACGATCTGCGCCAGGTCGCGCTCGTGGGCCTGCTGAAGGCGGTCGAGCGGTTCGAGCCCGAGCGCGGCCTCAACTTCACGACCTTCGCCGGGCCCACGATCATCGGGGAGCTGAAGCGTCACTTCCGCGACCGCACCTGGTCGGTGCGGGTGCCTCGACGGCTGCAGGAGCTGTCGCTGCGGGTGGAGCGCGCCCGCAGCGAGCTGGGCCAGCAGTTCGGCCGGGCGCCGACCCCGTCCGAGATTGCCCGGCACGTCGGCGCCGCCGAGGAGCAGGTCCTCGAGGGGATGGAGGCCGCGAGCCTCTACCGCGCCGGGTCCCTGGACGCCGCGCCGTCGGATTACGACGAGAACGCGGGCGCGGGGTGGGTCGGCGCCGACGACGAGGAACTCGCCCACGTCGAGGACCGGGCCCTGGTGCGCACGATGATCGCGGCGCTGCCGGTGCGAGAGCGGCGGATCGTGTTCCTGCGCTTCTTCGAGGGACTCACCCAGGCGGAGATCGCCGACCGGGTCGGCGTGAGCCAGATGCACGTGTCCCGGCTCCTGCACCGCAGCCTCGCGACGCTCGGTGCGCGCATGCGTGACCGCGAAGTCTTGGAGGGCCCGTGA
- a CDS encoding cold-shock protein has translation MVNGTVKFFNAEKGYGFIAREGGDDVFVHFSQIEGEGYRTLQQGQKVEFEIGPGRKGDEARNVRVV, from the coding sequence ATGGTCAACGGCACCGTGAAGTTCTTCAATGCCGAGAAGGGGTATGGGTTCATCGCCCGCGAGGGCGGTGACGACGTCTTCGTGCACTTCTCGCAGATCGAGGGCGAGGGCTACCGCACCCTGCAGCAGGGCCAGAAGGTCGAGTTCGAGATCGGTCCCGGTCGCAAGGGCGACGAGGCCCGCAACGTCCGCGTGGTCTGA